In the Carboxydothermus hydrogenoformans Z-2901 genome, TGTTTCCGATGAAGAAGTAGAAAAGGCAATCCAGGATTATAAAGAAGGGATGGAAAACTTAAAAAAGACCAATCCGGCAGAGTATAGCGAGTTTCTAAGTTACCTTGAAGGGTTAAATATGACCGAAGAACAATACTGGAAAAGTAAAGAAATTTTTGAAATTTACCGTAAGGCTCTTGTAACAGGGAAGGTTCGGAAAGCGATTTTAAAAGAGTTAAGCGAAAAATATAACCTTACTGGAAATGAGCTTCAGAAAAAGTATCGGGATTATATCGAAGAAGAAAAGGCAAAACTTAAAGTTAAAATTTTAAAACCAGAACTTATCGGAATAAAAAACAGTACAGATTCCTAAGAGCCGCAGCCTACCTTGGGATATATTAACAGTAAGTTTTAACCAAAGGGGTGTGGCTTTTTATGTTAAGTAAATTTGGGGACGGTGATTTTACAGTTGGGAAGAAAAATATCTTTAATTATTTTTATTTGGTTTTTTTTAAATTTATTTTTATTTAACAATGAAATAAGTACAATAGCAGGTAATTTGTTTCAAACTCCTGCAGATAAAAATAAGGAAATGAAGGAGCTGGGGATTTTTCTTGGTAACGATGTGAAAATAGATAACGAGGAGTTAAGAAATATAGATTTTAGGAAATTGAAAAATAAGGTTAATGAATTTTTAGGAGAAAAAGATTTTAAAATTACCTTAACTAATATTGAAATGGAGGGAAACCAAAGAAATATTGAAGTTAAAGTAAAATTAAGTGACGGTACAAGGTATATAACGCTCGTTCCAGAGCTCAATTATGAAGTAGTGAGATTTACTGATGAAAATGCCATAAGTTCTAATTTAAGCCTACCGGTAATAGCTCATGAAATAGCCAAAGAGACTGCCTTTAATTTTGTCATAAAGCATTTTAAGCCGTTTAATTCATATAACATGATTTTGGACGAAGACAAGTATTTTAATCGAGGGTCTCTGCGAGAATATAGATTTGTATGGAATGCGGTAGATGACGAAATAAAACTTCCCATATTTGTTGCCGCAGCGGTTGATGCCATAAGCGGTAAAATAATTAGTTACACCTGTGGTTATACTGGTGAAAAGTTTAAAAAGTTAACGCCGAGAATATCAACAAAAGAAGCGTTAGAAATACTTGAGAAAAAATACCCCGGTAACGAAATTAAAGATTACAACATTACATTAATGATTGGGATTAATCATAAGAGCAAAGTTCAGGAAAATATTTTAAAATATTCGATTGAATATAAATTTAACGTTCCCCAGGATAAATGCTTTGATGAAAAAGGCAAATGGATTCATCACGGTGGAAGGATAGAAATAAATGCGGAATCGGGGGAAATTATCACTGAAGGGATTTATTAAAATCTAAGATTTTGGGGAGGATGGTTTTAATGAGTATTGGAGATGATGGTTTGGGCGTGGCTGTGAAGGAAAGGAAGATATTTTCATGAAAAAGAAAAAATATTTTTAATTTTATTTTGGGTATTATTCTTTTGCTTTCACTGCCTGTAGTACCAATTATGATGAAAATACATTAAAAAGTATTTTAATAAAAGAAATAAAAGAAAATATTCTGCCAGCCGAAAATATCAAGGTAGTTTTATTAAAAAAATTTAATAAAAATGAGTATGTTGCTATTTGTAATTATGACATTGTAAATATAAATTATGAAGATCTCGTGCAAATAAATATTAAATACGGTAAAGTTAACGTATATGGCTTAGGCGGAGGTATTGGAAAAACCAGTCCCGATCAAAAGATGACCATTTCCAGTACTTCGTATGATTCGGAAAAGTTCAAATTTTTAATGGTTTACGGAACAGTATTTGATAAACGTATTGCCAAAGTTAAGGTAGTTTATGTTGATGGTAAAGAGGAAGTAAGCGATGTAAGTTACGAAAGCGATCTTGGCGGATATCTCTTCTACCGGGAGAATTATGTAAAAGGCTTTAAAAGAGTAGAAGCCTATGATAAAAATGGCAATTTGATAGAAAGATCCGATCAGTTGGGAGGCTAATTTACCTCTTGGCTCAGCCCTTTTGCAGTATCCGGCGGTAATTAATATTAGCGGTATTGCTGCTGGTTTTCTATTACTTGGATTAATCTTTAAATCCCAAAAACATTTTTCCGGCTAATTTTTTGGACTAAGAGAGTACCTATCCAGGCAAAGGTTTGATAGCCCACAATTAGACTTAGTAATAAAACGCCCGGTAAGGACATTATTAAGCGTTCTACCGTAAACGAAAGGATTACCGGATTGACGATTATAGATTTTTCAAAGGACAAGGAAATTGTGAAGAAGCTTTTGCCACAGTTTGAGTTTATTTTCCAGCAAAGTATGAATTAACATTTAATTATGAGGGATTTTAAAATCCTGCTAAGTGGCAGGATTTTTTTATGTACTGCAATTGATCGAGCATGCAAAGCAATACTATTTCAGCCCGCATAATATGACCGTGCCTTGAGGTACGCCGCTATCTAAAGCGGTGTCATGCGGTTAAAGCGATAGGATTTTTTCTTTTTTACCCCCTTTTCCCGTCACCCTTTCCCAATTCCCGCATATCATATAGGGAAGAGTGTGCGGGAGGGATGGTATGGGTGTTTTAGGTGCACTTATTACCCTGGTAGTGGAAGGCCTTTTATTTCTACTTGGGTATTTGGCTGGCAGTGCTTTTCCCCAGCCGTTATCGGAAGAAGAGGAGGCTTACTACATTGATAGGCTTTTACAGGGTGACCGGGAGGCCCGGGATGTGCTGGCGGAGCGGAATTTACGGCTGGTTGCCCATATTGTAAAAAAATTTGAAGGTACCGGAGAGGCAACGGAAGATTTAATTTCCATTGGTACCATTGGGCTTATTAAAGCTATCGATACCTTTCGCCCCGATAAAGGAACTAAGCTTGCTACCTATGCGGCAAAATGCGTGGAAAATGAAATTTTAATGCATCTTCGTGCCACCAAGAAAAACCGGGGTGAGGTTTCCCTTTATGATCCCATCGGTTTTGATAAAGAGGGAAATGAAATTACCCTTTTAGATATTCTCGGCACCCGGGGAGATATCGTTTTAGAGCAGGTGGTGCGGATGCTCGATGCCGAGACTATCGAGAAAAATTTAAAGAAACTAACTCCCCGGGAACGAAAGGTAATTGAAGAAAGGTTTGGACTTTCCCAAACCCCCAGGAAAACCCAGCGGGAAATTGCCAAAAAAATGGGGATTTCCCGGTCGTATGTATCAAGGATTGAAAAAAGAGCCATCTTAAAGCTTTTAAACTGTTTTCCCGAAAATAAGGTAAAATTTTAAGCCGCCTTAAATTTTAGGCGGCTTTTTGAAGTATTAGTCAGTTAGGTGGTAAGGAACACTGGTTACTAAAACATTTTTTCTAAAAAGCAGTAAAGTCTTTAGCTTAAAACCGGTTTGGTTATGAAGAAGAAAATGCCACCATTTATGAGGGACAAATTCGGGAATAACCACCATAATAAAACGGCCTTTTTCTACAGCTCTGTGCTCCATATGGTTGATAAATCTTAAAAGTGGGCCGTAAACATCCCGGTAAGCAGAAGTAATGACCAGTAGTTTTGCCGGGACTTTAAATTTTTCCCACTTTTCTTCAATTTTTGCTTTGCTTTCCTCATTAAAAGCAATGTTGATAGCTATTACATCCTCCGAGATAGAGCGGGCGTACTTAATAGCGTTTAAAACTACTTTATTAAAACTTGCTACAGGAATAATTACTAAGGGTGATTGGTTTTCAGTTTTCCAGATATCTTCAGGTATCGAAACTACTCTTAATTGTTCGGCTATAGCTAAATAGTGACGTTTAATTTTGGAAAAGAGAAGAATCATTAGCGGGATTAAAATAACAACAATCCAAGCGCCACCCAAAAATTTAGTGGTAGCAATTATTATTGAGGCAATACCGGTGGCAATAGCTCCGAGACTGTTGATTAAAATATTAACTTTCCAACCGCTTTCTTTTGTTTTATACCAGTGCTTAATCAAGCCTGCCTGCATTAAGGTAAAGGAAACAAAAACCCCTACAGCGTACAGAGGGATTAAAGCGTGAGTATCGCCTTTAAAAATAATTATTAACAGAGAAGAAATTACTCCTAAGATTACAATACCATGACTGAAAACTAAACGGGTCCCGAGGACCGAAAGGATTCTTGGGAGATAACCATCTCTGGCCATTAAACAGGAAAGACGAGGAAAACCGTTAAAACTGGAGTTTGCTGCCAAAAACAAAATTATAGCTGTGCTGGCTTGTACCAGGTAATAAAAAAGGGTTTTCCCAAAAATTATCCGGGCGATTTGCGAAACAACTGTTTCGCCAACTTTAGGGACAACATTTAAGTTATAGGCGAGGTAGGTTATTCCAAAGAATAATGTTCCCAATAAAAGGGCCATCCAAACCATCGTGATGCGGGCGTTTTTGTCTTCAGGCGGGAAAAAAGCCGGAACGCCGTTAGAAATTGTTTCAACTCCGGTAAGAGCGGTACAACCGGAAGAAAAGGCTTTTAACAATAAAAAAAGAGTTAAGGGGGCAAAACTTTCTGCCGTTGTAGTAACTGGTAATGGAGTAAGTTGACCAGTAATAAGTTTATAAGTTCCCACTCCTATTAAAATAAGAAAAGTAAAAATAAAAGCATAAGTAGGAATAGCAAAAAAGGTACCGGATTCACGTATACCTCTAAGGTTCATAATAGTGATAAATAATACCGTTAACACGCCTAAAATCACCCGATAGGGATAAAGGGAAGGAAAAGCTGAGGTAATAGCAGCAATACCTGAACTTACACTAACTGCTACAGTTAAAATGTAATCAACTAACAGTGATGACCCGGCAATTAATCCCGGAACCTGACCTAAATTTTCTAAAGATACTACATAAGCTCCGCCACCATTGGGATAAGCTAAAATTCCCTGGCGGTAGGATAAGGTTAATATTCCTAAGAGAAATAAAATAGCAATTGAAATGGGGAGAGATAATTTTAATGCTACGGGACCGGCAGCTATTAAAACAAGTAAAATTTCTTCGGTCGCATAAGCAACCGATGATAAAGCATCAGAGGAAAAAATTGCTAAAGCTTTAATTTTGGTTAAACGTTCTTCAGCAATTTTTTCTGTCCTGAGTGGAGAGCCAATTAACAAGTCTTTTATGCGGTAATTCATAAAACCTTCCTCCTGAAAATCTTTTGTTTCGCTACAACAATTAATTAAACTACTTTCATGTTTAAAAATAAATCTTAGAAATTAAGCAAAATGAACGAAAGATTTTTAAATAACCATCATTTTATTAATGATTAAATTAAGGCCTTTTAAACATTGTTATTTTATGAAATTGCGTGATTTTTAAACCACCGCCTTTTTTTAACGACCTGGTTTAGCCATATTTATGTATTTACAAAAAAACGTTTTTTCGATATTCTTAAATCAGAATATCGGAGGTGGAAACTTGCGTTTAAGAAGCAAATTATGGATTGTAACCGATGAGGGAGAAAAATTGTTTGGTGATGGACCGTATCGCCTGTTATTAGGAGTGCAAAAGACTGGTTCTTTAAAGCGGGCTGCCGAAGAACAAAAGATGGCTTACAGTAAAGCGTATATGATGATAAAAGCCTTGGAACAAAGGCTTGGAATAAAACTTTTAAACTTTTACAAAGGCGGAAAAGGGGGCGGAAGGGCTGAATTAACCGGGGACGGACTTAAGCTTTTAGAAAAATATGGGGAATTTCGCAACCGTGCCCAGGATTATCTGGATGAATTGTTTGCGGCTTATTTTAAGGAGGAGTAAGGTAATGCAGTCAATAATTAACTTATTTCTGGCTTTTTTAAAAGTAGGGGCGTTCTCCTTTGGGGGAGCGTACTCTTTAATTCCCATAATTGAAAGGGAAGTGGTGGAACATTACCGGTGGCTGACCAAAGACGAATTTATGGAAGTACTGGGAATAACCCAGGCTATTCCGGGAGCAATTTCCGCCAAATTTGCTACCTATACCGGTTACAAAGTTGCAGGTATAATAGGAGTGGTTGTTGCCAATATTGGTAATATTCTACCACCGGTTTTATTAATGCTTAGCTTAATCGGGATACTCTTTAAAATTGGCCATCATCCGCTAACTAAAAATTTTATAAAGGGAGTAAAATACGGTACCTTTGCGATGGTACTGGGCTTTGGGGTGTCAATGCTTTTAAAGACAAGTTTTGCAGTAAAAGGATATATAATTGCTGCGCTGGTTTTTACCGCGGTAGCTTTTTTTAATTTTGATCCCGCTTTAACCATTGTTGGAGCAGGAATTTTAGGTATAATCTTATTTAAATAGAGGTGGAAATAATGAAAAAAGTTCCGGTGCAGGAAGCGATAGGGATGGTATTATGCCACGATATAACCAAAATCGTCCCGGGAGAATTTAAAGGTCCTGCCTTTAAAAAAGGCCATATTATCCGGGAAGAAGACATTCCCGAACTTTTAAAGTTGGGAAAAGATCACATTTACGTCTGGGAAGTAAAAGAGGGAATTCTCCACGAAAACGAGGCAGCCCAGAGAATTGCCCGGGCAGTTGGTGGAGACCGGTTTATTTTTACCGAACCAAAAGAAGGAAAAGTTAATCTTTTAGTAAAGGAACGGGGACTTTTCAAAGTCGATCGCGAGGCTTTATTTGAGATAAATATGTTGGGAGAACTTATGGTTTCTACCCTTCACACCAACCGGGTGGTAGGGCCCGGTCAGTATGTGGCCGGCACCCGGATTATTCCCCTGGTGATTGAAGAGGAAAAGATAAAAAAAGTAGAAGAGATTTGTCGGGATAAAAAGGTTTTAGAGGTAAAACCCTTAGCCCAACCAAAGGTAGGGGTTGTTAATACCGGTAACGAAATTTTTTATGGCCGGATTGAAGACAAGTTTACACCGGTGTTGGCGGAAAAGTTAAAAGCTTTTGGGTTAACAATAGACATGCATCTTAAAGCGCCCGATGATGTCGAGAAAATCGCCGAAGCCATTTTAAAACTAAAAGAAGCGGGTATGGAGCTAATTTTAGCTACCGGTGGAATGTCGGTAGACCCCGATGACCTGACGCCGGGAGGAATTAAGAGAGCCGGTGGCGAAGTAGTAGTATATGGGTCGCCGGTGCTTCCCGGTGCTATGTTCCTGTATGCTCTTTTGGATGGAGTACCGGTTTTAGGACTTCCCGGTTGTGTCATGTACAGTAAAACCACCATTTTTGATTTGGTTCTTCCGCGGATCTTAGCCGGGGAAGTATTAACCAGAAAAGATATTGCAGCTTTAGGGCACGGAGGCCTTTGCCTTGAGTGTCCGGTTTGCACCTACCCCCATTGTCCCTTTGGAAAATAAAGGAGGCAATATGTTAAACTATTTTTGGCCGGATTTATATTTAGAAAAGGTTACTGTACTGGATGAAGAGCTCTTAAAAAAATATAATTTAAAAGGAATAATTCTTGACCTTGATAACACCATTTCCCCCTGGGGGGAGAAAACCATTCCCCGGGATGTGGTTAAATGGGTAAAAAAATTGCAAGAGTTTGGGATAAAGTTTTGCCTGGTTTCCAACAACAGCAACGAGCGGGTGCGAGAAGTGGCTGTTTTTCTGGGTATCCCTTATGTAGCCCGGGCCATTAAACCCCGGAGGCGGGCGTTTTTGCAGGGAGTGGAGCTTATGGGGCTTAAGCCGTCGGAAGTGGCGGTGATAGGAGATCAGCTTTTAACCGACATAATTGGAGCCAAAAGAGCGGGGTTAATGGCGATCCTGGTAACACCTATGGCTTCCCGGGAGTTTATCGGAACGAAAATTAACAGGTTTATCGAAAGTTACCTTTTAAAGCGACTTTTACAAAAGGGTCTGAAAATATACGGACCTCAGGGGGGATTAAATGGCCATGCGGATAAACGGTGAAACCAAACTAACGGGGATAATCGGTTATCCTTTAAAACATACCCTTTCCCCTCAGATGCATAATGAAGCTTTTAAAGCCCTAAATTTAAATTTCCTGTACCTGCCCCTGGAAGTTGCTGAAGAAAGCTTGCCCCAGGCCATCTATGGCCTAAAAGCTTTTAACTTTCGGGGGATTAACGTAACCATTCCTTATAAAGAAAAGGTTTTTCCTTTTTTAGATGAAGTAGCAACGGAAGCAAAAACCATTGGTGCGGTAAATACCATCGTCCATGACCGGGGTAGGCTTATTGGTTACAATACCGATGCCCCCGGCTTTTTATTAAGTTTAAAAGAAAACGACGTTGAAGTTACCGGGAAAAAAGTTTTGCTCTTAGGAGCGGGGGGAGCGGCACGGGCGGTAGCGTATGCGCTTTTAACCGCCGGAGCTGAACTTATCATTGCTAACCGCACCATCGATAAGGCAAAGGAATTAGCTAAAGACTTCCAGGGAGTCGGGAAAATATCCGAAATTCTTGAACTTGGCGATAAACCCATTTCCCTTGCGCCTTATCATATGGCGGTTAATACTTTACCCCTGGGAATGCATCCTTATGAAAACCAGATGCCGGCGGTGGATTTTACCGGCGTTACTTCCGATTTTGTGGCTTACGACCTTATTTATAACCCTGCCGAAACTAAATTCCTGAAAGCTTCTAAAGAAAAAGGTGCCAGGACAATAAACGGTCTTTCCATGCTGCTCTGGCAGGGTGTTCTGGCTTTTGAAAAATGGACCGGGGTTAGCCCGCCGGTTAAGGTGATGAAAAAAGCTATCGGCCTTTCTTGTTAAAGAGCCGGGAATCAAGTAAAATAGAGGTAAATTTTACTGATGGGGGTTGTGCGATGTTTCGGTATTTAACTTCGGGGGAATCCCACGGTGAAGGATTATATGTGATTTTGGAAGGAGTGCCGGCAGGACTTAAGGTTGACCTTGATTACATAAACCACGAACTTTCCCGCCGGCAACTGGGCTATGGCCGGGGGGAGCGGATGAAAATAGAAAAGGATGAAGCGCAAATTTTAACAGGCGTCCGGGGAGGCTTTGCTACCGGAGCACCTATTACCATAAAGGTTAAAAACCGGGATTATGAAAACTGGGAGAAGTTTATGCGGACCACCGGAGAAATCGAACCGGGAAGGGAGGTTACCGTGCCTCGCCCTGGTCATGCCGATTTAGCCGGGGGGTTAAAGTACGGGCATAAAGATTTAAGGAACGTTTTGGAAAGGGCTTCGGCCCGGGAGACGGCGGTCCGGGTAGCTGCGGGAGCAGTTGCCAAACTTTTTTTGGCGGAGTTCGGCGTTCGGATTTACAGTCACGTATTGAGAATAGGTTCGGTGGAAGTGGAATATCCCGGGGGTCTTCCTGAAGAAGAGCTAAAAAAAGCCGATGAACACCCCCTGCGTTGTCTTGACGCCCAGGTTGAGGGACGGATGCTCAAATGGGTGGATCGGGCCCGGGAAAACGGGGATACTTTGGGTGGCATTTTTGAGGTGGTGGTGTTTGGGCTACCCCCGGGCCTGGGAAGCTACGTTCACTGGGACAGAAAATTAGATGGCCGTCTGGCCGGAGCATTAATGGCCATTCCTTCGGCCAAAGGGGTCGAGATTGGCGATGGTATTGCTCTTGCCAATATTCCCGGACGGATGGCGGTGGATGAGATTTATTACGAAAATGGCCACTTTTACCGGAAAACCAATAAAGCCGGGGGGTTAGAAGGCGGAGTAACCAATGGCATGCCGTTAATAGCCAAAGTTTCCTTAAAACCCATTCCCACTCAGGTAAAGCCCTTAAAATCGGTGGACATCGTTACCAAGGAAACAAAGCCGGCTCAAGTGGAACGGTCGGACATAACAGCCGTTCCGGCGGCGGGAGTAGTAGGGGAAGCAGTTACTGCCCTGGTATTAATGGAAAGCTTTCTTGAAAAATTTGGCGGTGACCGAATCGAGGAAACAAAAAGAAACTATCAAAATTATCTTCAATCTATAGCCAATTATTAGAAGGAAAAGAGAATTTTATAGCGAAAAGTTATTATTATAGAAAGGTGAAAAAATGAACAAGCGCTTTATAGACTGTCTTGGGGAAATGTGCCCCATACCGGTGATAAAAGCCGAAGAAGAGTTTAAAAAGCTCAATCCCGGTGAAAGCTTTGTTTTAGAAACGGATCATAGCTGTGCTCCTCTATTTATAAAAAAACAGTTAAAAAAATATAAATGCAAAATTAAAGTAAAAGAAGTTGATTTTGGCATCTGGCAGGTTACGGTCGAAAAGTGTTAAGGAGGACTAAATCCTTTGCAGACCGAAAAGAGAGCTTATTATTTATCGGTAATACCGGGTTATTTATTATTGATAGGTCTGGGGATAGCGTTATCTATCATAAATCCTGCTATGCTTTTGTATTATTTTTTGGGTATGGGCATAGGTTTTGCCATGCAAAAAAGTCGGATTTGCGTGGCATCAGCCTTTAATGATTTATTTTTGTTTAAAAACCCTGTCGGTATGAAAAATCTTTTTTTCTTAATTTTATTTACCACTGTAGTATTTAGTAGCCTGCAGTTTTTTTTACCAACGCATTTCGGTAAGGGATCGATTTACTATACCGGACCCTTTAACCTGTTAGGCGGTATTTTATTTGGTTTTGGCATGGTCTGGGCTGGCGGTTGTGCCGGGAGTACCCTGGTAAGGATGGGGGAAGGCCAATTGGCGGCCTTTTTAACCTTTATTTTTATGTTTTTCGGTACCTTTTTGGGAACATATCTTTTTAACTTTATCTGGGAAATGGTAATTTCCTTTAAACCCGTTTATTTACCGGAAACTTTAGGATGGTTAAACGCTATTTTATTACAGTTGTTTTTAATAGTCTTAATAATCTTAGTGTTTTATTTTTGGGAAAAAAAACAGGAAGATTTGGCAGAAGTCGAGTTAGAATGGGAAGATACTCCCTTTTGGAAAAGACCCTGGCCTTATCTGGTAGGGGCTTTGTTTTTTGTGGTATTTAGTGGACTCATCTTTTATTTTTCGGAGAAAGTGTGGCGGGTTAATACCGTCTTTTCCTTCTGGGGTTTATGGCTCTTAAAAAGTCTCGGAATAAACATTGAAAACTGGAAGTTTCTTGCTTTATCAAGCCACCGGCAAATTTACGAAAATGGGTTTGGGGCACTTGTTTTTAACTTTGTTAATTTTGGTGTTATCGCCGGAGGCTTTTTAGCTTCTTCAATTTCTGGAGAATTTAGGATTCGCAAAATTCGAAAACCAATCCAGTTCTGGGGGAGCATTTTAGGTGGTTTTTTAATGGGTATAGGTGCCCGTTTATCCTTTGGTTGTTCCATCGGAGCTTTTATCGGAGGAATAGCTTCCTTTTCCCTGCACGGTTGGTTATTTTTTGCTGGCTTACTGGTAGGGGCTTTTTTGGGAACCAGGGGATTAAAATATTATTACCTTAAAGCAGGAAAAAATTAAGATAGCTCGAATATTTATAAGCGTTGCGGATAAAGTGGCTTTTGGAGGGATGGGGTAAGATGAAAATAAAAAAAGTAATTGCCCTTTTAGCGGTGATTGTGTTAACGTTAGCTTTTACTCAGGGTTGTGGTTTAAAGAGAGAAAGTAAGCTTGTAAAGATGTATAAGGAGCTTGATTTAAAAGATTTTAAAAGCCAGGAGTTAGTGGGGGATAAAAATAAATCGGAGAAGCTGGCACGGGAAGTTTATGTAGAACCCCAGCTATCCAGGGTTTTAAAGTATTTAGAATTCCTACGGAAAAATGACACGAAGTTTATTTTATATAAAGTTGATTATAAAAAAATTGAAATTAAAGAGCAAAAGGATGATATGGCAAAACTGTTAGTGGAAAGTGAAGTTACCGGCGATTTCTTCACCATAAAATATCCCGAGAAAAAGTTGGATTCTTTAGTGGCGAGACCTCTTAAATACGAAATTACTTTAAAAAAGGTCAACGATAAATGGTACATTTCCGATGCCAAACCTTTAAGTTAAGGGCTGAAAGCAAGCGCTTTCAGCCCTTTTTTAACAGAAACCTCGTTCTTTGGGAGAATTAATAAAAGCTAAAAACTTTTTCTCCAAAAGGGAACGTTTTTTATTTTTTAGCGTAATAGCTACAAAAGGATGAAGCAGGGATATGTCTTTAACTTTAATCGATTTTAGACTTCCGGTTCTAAGTTCTTTTTTTACCGCAAACCGTGGGAGCAGCGATACACCTTTTCCAGATTCCACCGCTACTTTAATAGCATCGATGCTGTTTACCTCCATTACGATGTTTAAATCGGAAATATTAAGTCCTTTTTCTGCCAGAGCTTTTTCGATAGTCTGCCTGATACCCGATCCTTTTTCGCGAATGATAAAGGGGAGAGTTCTTAGTTCGTCAAGGGTAAGAATTTCTTTGTTCTTATAAGAATTATTATTGGGGACTACTAAGACAAGCTCATCGTAAGTTAAATGAGAAGAGATAAATTCGTTACTTTCAATGTTACTTTCCACTAAACCTATATCAATTTGCCGGTCTAACAGGGCTTCGATAACTTTTTCGGTATTCATAATGGTTAGCTTAATACGGGCGGATTCGTACTTTTCCTGGAAGATGTAAATGCTACAGGGTAAGGCATAACCGCCTATGGTTGAGGCTGCTCCAATCGATAATTCTTCTTCTTCCAGGTTTTTTAAACGCTCGATTTCTTCATTTAAATTTTTTACCAGATTGCAGATTCGCTTGGCGTAGTAAAGCAGAGTTTCCCCCGCTTCGGTTAATTCAATCCCGCGGTTTGTTCGTTCCATCAGTTTAACCTGCAGCTGGTTTTCCAAGGCGGCAATTTGCGTGGAAAGGGCAGGTTGGGACAAATGCATTAACTTTGCAGCTTTGGAGATGCTGCCCTGCTCCACGATATTGCAAAAAGCTTCCAATTGGTTTAAATTCACCCGGATACACCCTCCCC is a window encoding:
- a CDS encoding APC family permease, which codes for MNYRIKDLLIGSPLRTEKIAEERLTKIKALAIFSSDALSSVAYATEEILLVLIAAGPVALKLSLPISIAILFLLGILTLSYRQGILAYPNGGGAYVVSLENLGQVPGLIAGSSLLVDYILTVAVSVSSGIAAITSAFPSLYPYRVILGVLTVLFITIMNLRGIRESGTFFAIPTYAFIFTFLILIGVGTYKLITGQLTPLPVTTTAESFAPLTLFLLLKAFSSGCTALTGVETISNGVPAFFPPEDKNARITMVWMALLLGTLFFGITYLAYNLNVVPKVGETVVSQIARIIFGKTLFYYLVQASTAIILFLAANSSFNGFPRLSCLMARDGYLPRILSVLGTRLVFSHGIVILGVISSLLIIIFKGDTHALIPLYAVGVFVSFTLMQAGLIKHWYKTKESGWKVNILINSLGAIATGIASIIIATTKFLGGAWIVVILIPLMILLFSKIKRHYLAIAEQLRVVSIPEDIWKTENQSPLVIIPVASFNKVVLNAIKYARSISEDVIAINIAFNEESKAKIEEKWEKFKVPAKLLVITSAYRDVYGPLLRFINHMEHRAVEKGRFIMVVIPEFVPHKWWHFLLHNQTGFKLKTLLLFRKNVLVTSVPYHLTD
- a CDS encoding PepSY domain-containing protein, producing MGRKISLIIFIWFFLNLFLFNNEISTIAGNLFQTPADKNKEMKELGIFLGNDVKIDNEELRNIDFRKLKNKVNEFLGEKDFKITLTNIEMEGNQRNIEVKVKLSDGTRYITLVPELNYEVVRFTDENAISSNLSLPVIAHEIAKETAFNFVIKHFKPFNSYNMILDEDKYFNRGSLREYRFVWNAVDDEIKLPIFVAAAVDAISGKIISYTCGYTGEKFKKLTPRISTKEALEILEKKYPGNEIKDYNITLMIGINHKSKVQENILKYSIEYKFNVPQDKCFDEKGKWIHHGGRIEINAESGEIITEGIY
- a CDS encoding SurA N-terminal domain-containing protein; translation: MRRKGIFILLIVLIFLFLFFNLTPAAEILNDKFKQFGEFLKKVNHDKKYDVVVARIGDRDVTLREFELFKRSYVLDGRTVTPEEVLEELKRRTVLKEEAEKRKITVSDEEVEKAIQDYKEGMENLKKTNPAEYSEFLSYLEGLNMTEEQYWKSKEIFEIYRKALVTGKVRKAILKELSEKYNLTGNELQKKYRDYIEEEKAKLKVKILKPELIGIKNSTDS
- a CDS encoding YqeG family HAD IIIA-type phosphatase, with protein sequence MLNYFWPDLYLEKVTVLDEELLKKYNLKGIILDLDNTISPWGEKTIPRDVVKWVKKLQEFGIKFCLVSNNSNERVREVAVFLGIPYVARAIKPRRRAFLQGVELMGLKPSEVAVIGDQLLTDIIGAKRAGLMAILVTPMASREFIGTKINRFIESYLLKRLLQKGLKIYGPQGGLNGHADKR
- a CDS encoding chromate transporter, coding for MQSIINLFLAFLKVGAFSFGGAYSLIPIIEREVVEHYRWLTKDEFMEVLGITQAIPGAISAKFATYTGYKVAGIIGVVVANIGNILPPVLLMLSLIGILFKIGHHPLTKNFIKGVKYGTFAMVLGFGVSMLLKTSFAVKGYIIAALVFTAVAFFNFDPALTIVGAGILGIILFK
- a CDS encoding winged helix-turn-helix domain-containing protein, with translation MRLRSKLWIVTDEGEKLFGDGPYRLLLGVQKTGSLKRAAEEQKMAYSKAYMMIKALEQRLGIKLLNFYKGGKGGGRAELTGDGLKLLEKYGEFRNRAQDYLDELFAAYFKEE
- a CDS encoding molybdopterin-binding protein, whose protein sequence is MKKVPVQEAIGMVLCHDITKIVPGEFKGPAFKKGHIIREEDIPELLKLGKDHIYVWEVKEGILHENEAAQRIARAVGGDRFIFTEPKEGKVNLLVKERGLFKVDREALFEINMLGELMVSTLHTNRVVGPGQYVAGTRIIPLVIEEEKIKKVEEICRDKKVLEVKPLAQPKVGVVNTGNEIFYGRIEDKFTPVLAEKLKAFGLTIDMHLKAPDDVEKIAEAILKLKEAGMELILATGGMSVDPDDLTPGGIKRAGGEVVVYGSPVLPGAMFLYALLDGVPVLGLPGCVMYSKTTIFDLVLPRILAGEVLTRKDIAALGHGGLCLECPVCTYPHCPFGK
- the sigK gene encoding RNA polymerase sporulation sigma factor SigK, which encodes MGVLGALITLVVEGLLFLLGYLAGSAFPQPLSEEEEAYYIDRLLQGDREARDVLAERNLRLVAHIVKKFEGTGEATEDLISIGTIGLIKAIDTFRPDKGTKLATYAAKCVENEILMHLRATKKNRGEVSLYDPIGFDKEGNEITLLDILGTRGDIVLEQVVRMLDAETIEKNLKKLTPRERKVIEERFGLSQTPRKTQREIAKKMGISRSYVSRIEKRAILKLLNCFPENKVKF
- the aroE gene encoding shikimate dehydrogenase, producing the protein MAMRINGETKLTGIIGYPLKHTLSPQMHNEAFKALNLNFLYLPLEVAEESLPQAIYGLKAFNFRGINVTIPYKEKVFPFLDEVATEAKTIGAVNTIVHDRGRLIGYNTDAPGFLLSLKENDVEVTGKKVLLLGAGGAARAVAYALLTAGAELIIANRTIDKAKELAKDFQGVGKISEILELGDKPISLAPYHMAVNTLPLGMHPYENQMPAVDFTGVTSDFVAYDLIYNPAETKFLKASKEKGARTINGLSMLLWQGVLAFEKWTGVSPPVKVMKKAIGLSC